tatatatatggatacaCAGATGTATCAAAcaattaaaaggggtcatatgatatgatccaaatttttcctttctctttggattgtTACAATCTCTCAGTGCATAAAgatgactaaagtctcaaatccaaagataaAAGTTACGATTCTGCCACGCCCCCACGTCTATGTcactacatttacattacatttaatcatttagcagacgcttttatccaaagcgacttagaattgagaacaatagaagcaatcagacaaACAAGAGTACAACAACAGTATTTGCAGTAAGCAGTAAGTgcaatgacaagtctcagttagtctagtatagaaaaCGTAgccagatttattatttttttttctatatatatgatagacaagaaaggaaaaggtaagtgctagtattagttgcttaagtgctggcgaaaaatatagtctttagatgttttttgaaaatgagtaaagactcagctgtacgaattgagattgggaggtcattccaccagctgggcacagtccaggaaaaggtccgtgagagtgattttgaacctctttgggatggcaccacaaggcgtcgttcacttgcagagcgcaaacttctggagggcacataagattgaactagtgagtttaggtatgttggtgctgtgccagtggttgtcttgtaggcaagcatcagtaccttgaatttgatgtgagcgGCTATTGGTAGCCAATGTAAccgatgaggagaggagtaaagTGAGCTTTTTTagctcattgaagacaactctcgttgctgcattctggatcagttgcagaggcttgacagtacatgcaggaagagccaggagagcattacaatagtccagtctggagagaacaagagcttggacaagaagttggttTGCTTGTtttgacaggaagggtctaatcttcctaattttgtataaggcaaacctgcaggaccgggtcgttgtagcaatgtattctgtgaagcttaattgatgatcaatcacaactcctaggtttctggctgtcctggaaggagttatggttgacgaacccagcagtatagagaagttgtgatgaagcaatgggttagctggaatcaccaggagttctgtcttagtaagattgagctgaaggtgatggtcctttcATCCAGCTAGacatgtcactcagacaggctgaaatgctgTTGGAATGAAAAGAAAGAGTTGAGTgtcatgcttctgaatgacagatcctaatgacatcatgtagatggagaagagaagcggtccaagtactgagccttgaggaatcccagtagcaagttgttgtgacaacagctcgctcaagtgtctttgcaatgaatggaagaaggcaTACCAatctgtagttttctagaagcCTTGGATTTAGAGACGGTTTCTCAAGCattgggcttacccgagcctgcttgaatgctgagggaaatgttccagagtgaagagaagagttgataatgtgagtaagtgaaggtatgactgaagaagagatcgcttgaaggaggtgagtggggatcggatcaagtggacgagtagtaggatgattggacaggataagtttggaaatgtccatctctgagagtggagagaaggaggacAGAGAGTGTGCATTAGTAGTTGTGAAGTcatcctcagtctgcggtgtgaaGAATTGGCCCCTGATGGTTCTGGTCTTACTTGTGAAGAATACAGCAAAGTCGtcagctgtaagagtcgatggaggtggattaagaagagaagagaaagttttgaagagtgtccGGGCATCACAACAGTTGTACATTTCGTTTAGGTAGTATGATGTTTTAGCCgtaaagacatttgcagagaaggaagagaggagagactgatacacactgaggtcagaagagtttcttgatttatgccattttcccactgcagccctgagtttagggCGATGTTCActgagaacctcggacagccagggggcagatggggtggtgcgtgctggtctagagaactgtgggcaaaagttgtccaagcaagatgttaaagtggagcaaagagtgtccgtagcactgttcgtgtccagagctgaaaactgagagagtgaaggaggtgaggatgaaaccacagaagatggagagagtgagcatagGTTCCGTCTAAAGGTAACCTGCggtggagtgtgtgccacttcaggagtaagtactaggttagcagtaatgaggaagtggcctgaagtgtgcagtggagtaactgaagagttgtccatggagcaacagcgcgtgtagatgaggtccagttggttgcacGGTTTGTGAGGCGATGTAGTAGACTCtggcttgagatcaaatgaggcgaACAGTGTTGAAGTCAACAGCCTGGGGTTTAtttaggtggatgttgaagtcaccaagcagtaccagaggagtaccatcttcaggaaagtttgatagcagcacatccaacttctccaagaagtttcccaattgacctgcTGTAACAATGGTTGTCAAAAAAAACTAACTTCTGAAGCAGGAATCGAAACTGGGTCTTCCGTGTGACGACGGAAAGTCCTAACCACCAGACCACACCTTACTCTTGGTGatgcacacctctggagcaactaggggttaagtgtcttgctcagggacacattggtgtctcacagtggatttgaacccaggtgCCAACACCAGCCCTAATAATAGTATActactgaaaagaaaagaaaagaaaagaaaaggggaaaaatttaaaaaacaagaccgaaatcaaacaaagcaaaagagcgtatatatatatatatatatatatatatgctcttttgctttgtttgatttctttgatatatatatatacagaaatgaGTACAAGGTGTATGTGTGACTGATTAAAGTGAACACTGACCAAGCTGGCCAAAGACTTGCTCTTTCTCCAAGTCGCTGATTTTTAGGGGTAGAGCGCGGAACTCCTGTTCAATCATGGAATTAACAAAGAGGCATTCACTGGTCAAGAGAAATGGCCATTAGCAACAGGGTAAACAGGTAGCACCACCTCCTCTTCACAATTACCAGAAACTCATGCTCTGAAAGATCCACTCGTAAGGACTGCCTCCAACAGGAGCACATCACactgggggacgataaatgaccacaaagtggattttaacagggtgggttaaagtaattgcatgtgattcaaatgaaccatttaaattcaaattaaatttccaattcttttgatataaggagaccagtacctccacccctcccagtcgTACGAGGAGTgcgggaacaagtgaaattagtggagagggctgcaggaatggcagtgtcttcaggtttgataCGAATCTCAGTTaatgccatgaggttgagaccgtaATGAGTAGCAATacaagaaatgaagtctgctttgttaacagcagactggcagttccaaagaccaactggaatagaaaGTGTAGTAGTAGAGGACAGAGGAACAGGCCGTAGATTTGTCGGATAGGGCTTCCTTCGATGTACActgcgtgctctccgagtgtttgTAGTCATAGTAGAGATCTGAACTATGTGGGAaaatttgcgtaatgccgcccaaatgttcaagcaaagaaagaaggcgcggtttcagtaaccgcagttacaAATTACAGCACAAAATAAACGTGAAGGAACAACAGAAGTAgctgaaagaaaataattatcatgTAATTGATCATTTAGTATCTCAACCACCAAAAGACATCAAATAAATCAGCTTGTGAACATTTAACTTTGCATTTAGCCTACCTTAGGAAAGTTATCCAGTGCTCACACTTTGTTAGTTAACAGTAATTGGGAGCTAGAGGGAGCTAATTTACTgttaattatatatgcatgtttaaataaatataacatgaaGACAAGTTTCATGATGTGCAACTGAGTTTTAGACaaatgtttcagtttttgtttgaACATGATCATTATTAAGATTTTATCATTTAGtataatagtttatttataaaagtttaacttctaatatattatagtgatataCCAAATGAGAAGGTTCTGGTTTAGCTTAcagcatcagtttttttttttccttaaagggatagttaacccaaaaatgaaaattactccatgattccctcatcctaggtgtatatgacttaatTCTTTCAGATAAATACAAtcaaagtaaaatttaaaaaacttTGACTCTTCCacgctttataatggcagtgaatggctgttgagattttgaagtccaataaagtgcataaaTCCATAATAAAAGTACTCTACGCGGCTCcaggttaataaaggccttctgaagagAATCAATGTGTCTTGTACTTCTTATTTGTGACCGGTGTTTCGTTTTGCTCTCTACGTCATCCGCTGCAATGCCACTTTATCATTACACGCATACGACAGTTAGCAGAATCAAGAGATTATGGttcataaagttttaaatatggacattttattaaacaaacacatCAGGTCATTTCAGGAGACCTTTATTAACCCCCTTGAGCCATGtgaagcactttttatgatggatggatgcacttcaTTGGACTTCAACACCCATTCGCTGCCATTGCAAATCTTGGAAGATCCAGGACattgttttaatataactctgattgtattaatcagaaagaagaaagtcatatacatcaaGGAatgcttgagggtgagtaaatcatggggtcatttaaatttttgcgtgaactacccctttaagaaaATCCAAATCATAGGTATCAGCAGACGTCCTTCTGAAAAAGCGCTTATATCAGTATCGAAAGAGAAATTTATTAGTGCATTCCTAATTATAACCCTGTATGTTTTTGATATGATAATGACTCTCAATGATTTTTACCTCCAGATCTTTACCTCTGAGAAATCAGTCGTTCCAAATGTCAAACACTTCAGTAACAAAATTGGCCAATTCAATGACACAAGCCCTCAAAACTCCCTCCACGGCTCCTTTCGGCTCACGGAGCAAGCTTAATCACGAAACATCCCCTGGAGACAGAAAGAAATCCCCGATCTTTATATATCCTCCGTCATGTGGAGTGACAAACACTGGCAGGCCTGCGAGGATCCAGACAGGTGGGCTGTTTATTCCCATTCATCTCCAGACAAGACACCTCATGCTCTGTGCTGGAGATCTGAGTGTTGGCCGTCCTTTAATGTCATTTTCTTAATTAGGATCAGCGGTGAAACTTCATTTACAGAGTGCTGTCTCAACGCCACGGCGCTGACAGATGATGATGGACACAGAAGGATGTAAATGCGAGGCAGATTGGCTCCCTCAGGCTGAGCACATGAAATATGGATGGGTTTGGCTCTTCCTCTTTACCTGCCCGATCACTTCACGCTGCAGGGGGAAAGATTGGAGCAGACGTGGGTGTGTTTCGATGACAAAGCAAGATTTACCTGCAATATAAAACAAAGCGCTTGTTTGTTCCCAAAGGCCAATATATCTTCGTACTGTCAGCCCATTTCCCAATTTAGTTACCTGTGGCATTGACGGCATGTGGTGTTTGTAAACGATAAATGTAGTGGAAGATGTTTTCTGGGAAATAGACCTTCTTGCAAGGGTCGGGCCTGTTTGTGAGAATATAACATGCTGTTTTTATATTGGGAACAACAGGGTTACGTGCAGCCGGTGTTCCTGGATCTGCAGATGTGCTATATGAGAGCTGGGACGAAAACACTTCTTTAGAAACATAAACTGTAGTTTCAGTCGTCACGGGACGtgcagatgtagatgagtttgtttcttcatcaggtttggagaaatgtagcattgcatcagtgtctcagcaatggatgctctgtagtgaatgggtgccgtcagaatgagagctgataaaaacatcacaataatccacagcactccagtccatcagttaatgtctggagaagacaaaagctgtgtgtttgtaaggaaCAAATCTATCGTTCAAGACAGTTTAACTATAAACTGTGGCTGAAATATTCCGTCTgattcaggagagaaatctgcacagatcaaacactttttacaagtcataacagctataaacaaatgtttgtggattttgaagtgagagacaacaggagatagactttttcactggatgaagcattattatggattatggattcatAATTTAGCTGAAAGAAATGGTTTGAAGTTAGAAtaattttaatgatggatttatttttttacaaagtctcagcttttgtcttctccagatgttaactgatggactggagtgctgtggattattgtgatgtttttatcagctctaattctgacggcacccattcactgcagagcatccattgatgagacactgatgcaatgctacatttctccaaatctgatgaagaaacaaaagtaaggacattttcagcaaatttaaatttttaactaatataatttttttagcaaTTCGGCAGCAACTTTGGAGCattactggagtaatggctgctggaaattcagctttgatcacaggaataaattacattttgacatttgttcgcatagaaaacttttttttttaattgtaaaactatttctgatttattactgtatttgattaaataaatgcagcattggtgatgAGAAGAGACTGAAACAGTAGTgcatgtgtttaaagttttttacatttttacattctttacctttaaaaatattacagcatTTTTCCCCCAGTTACATTGTAGCATATTGTGTAAATTCATTCAATTCTGAAATGATTAGTATCAAGCTTGCCGAATCTTTCTGAAGGCTTGGTATCTTAAAACCAATGATGGTCTCATTTCCAATAAAATGTCTCAGTCATGATGAATACCCCAAAGAACTTTGATTTGTCCATCGGTTTAAACTGTCTCCTATTTCTTAATAAATTGCTATTGATTGTCTTCAAATAATTAGTCTAGATCAGTCTGCCGTGTTAAAACCTCTCGGTGGatgattttaaacagttttttcacGACTAACTATCCTGTTATTTCAATGGCACACCCTGAGGTTGCATCAGTCCTCACTCAAGATGTTCAGACTGACAggagtttattaattttttgttccCATTACAATATTTCCTCAAACAAACACATCCCACATTGCCTCCGTAGAGGGCAAGTAAGGTAATGTGCCTCTGAAGCAGGTACGTGAAAGAATGCAGTGTGTAGCAGCTCCTTCAGCAATCAATCACACCGAGCGCAGGAGAGCTGCTGTTGCAGTATGTTATCAATGTGCCAGCAGTTAAAGCGGCTCATCAAAGCCTTTTATTCCTGCTGGAGGCCAGATACTCTCCTCAACCTGGATCCTTCACTCAAACACGCTTCCTCTGCAATGTTTGAGGAAAAAATGCTCGATTGTTAGAGGTTCGGGTAATGATATATTTGAATCGAAACTCCCGAGGCGTGAAATATCATATGGATAACTGTTGATGGCCAAATTGTAGTAAATCTTTCCTGAATGTCAGTCTACAGTCTGAGATTTCTGGATATTTAAGTGAGGTAAAATGCAAGgggggaaagaaaaagaaagaaagaaagaacgtgTGATTCATAAAGAGGTTGTCCTCATTTGACACCTAACCTGAacgttttttccccctttttttctccCCATTCTCTGGAACAATATGTGAGAACAAGGAATTAAACAGTTAAAGTTAACAACAAGGCACTGTTAAAGTTAATCTCTGGTCACAGGGGTAAAACAAGGTGAAGCGTCTCATGAGCAGCTCAGTGTTAAAAAACACTTAGTAGCTTGtgttatatatataagtatatataagatattttagaattaaaatagaaaaaaaaatagattataaactgaaagaaaaaacaacaacaaccaaacaataaaaaatacaatgttttaaattatttagttaatctttcatttgttttcagtcttattttgtgttatatatttattgtttaaggCATGACTCACTAGTGCACTGTGAATGAAACGTCCTTTGTTCGGTCCACATTTTTGGCAGGACTAAAGAGAGTCTTGTAGCCCTTAGTTAATCAGCATTAGTGTTTTTGCATTAATAGGTTTTGAGTTTTACTCGCAGGCTGTGGTTTTATGGAAAGCTCCATGTGTTCTACATAAGATAAACCCTAATTTTAATGCAAATTACATGTATTAATTGAACGCatatcatttaatttacaatttcaTCAACATGTGCTTTAACTCCAGTAGTGTATgattgctgaaaaataaatatctCTTTATTGAACAAGGAGAAAGGGGATTTTGTGGGAAAtcataaaagtatttataaatgtaatatctaTACAAATGCaactaaaatagtaaaaatatttgaattgaaaatattttgtttatttttttatgtaaaatagtgcagtttatatttattatcttatGGACTGtcactaatatatatttaatttaaagataaagacataaaaaatggcaaaacgaaaaaacttatataaatatatatattaaatattagatcAAATTATGGCAATCAGCTGGATGCGCGCTCGCGTCTTCGTGCACAACTTTAGTGTTTTAAAAGAGAATCAAATGCGTCTTTAGTGCATCTTTAGTTGTGTTGTACTACACTTATGTTTTTACTTACTTACTGTATGTTAAAGTATACCGACAGCATTATCGATGGATCTGTTTTTCCCTCTTTGTTATGTATAGGCTGTTTACTCGCACACTTAACTAGACTACTCCTTATATATTGGAATTGGCGATTAAAGAAAGTATAACCTAGTGGATTTGACTTTGCATTTGTGTGACAGGATTAGATTTTATACCATATATCTGATCCGTAATTAGGAATTTTACGATAAACGTAAAAGCTGTGACATTTTTTCTTACCTTGCACATTTTGTCCTGGAATGCCTTTATATTGCTCTGGTTTGATGGAGATGTTATCTGTGATTGGTTAAACGGGTGTATATTACTTAAACATTGATATTTGAAAACTGACGTTCTTGCTTTAAGGTTTTTATGTGGTATACGCTGAAGGATCGCGTGCGCGCAATTCCCACACGCGCGCAATTCGCGAGCGCGCATCACGTGGATAAAGGGTTAAAGCAGCAGCCTAGAGCACTTTCAAAGAGAGGCAGGTGTCCTAGTACCAACCCAAATCTGGACCAGATGTTTTTAATCCTCTCTCTAGAACTACAGAGTAATTCATAACTGTCATAGCGCGTAAGGCGAGTTTTGTGGTTAGGAGAATAGCCTTTGTTGCTCAAGAAGTCAAAACTATTAAATAGTATAAATACAGAGATCTAAACTCACTTTTCACTCACAGTATTCTGAAACActgggagaattttttttttaaattattattcttgtCTCCTGCTGCTTGGAAGCTCGAGGCGCTCAATTCTGGCTCAGCTGTTTCAATAAAATTAGGTTAGTTACTCCTCAAAATAAGTCCTCATTTCTGCCCTCCAACATGTGGTGGATGCTGTTTCCTCGCTGGATCTGGTTCGTCTCGGGACAGATTTTGCTGCTATTTGTGGACAGGCAATGCGCGAAAGGCATGACTTTGCAAAGAGTTGCGTATTCCCACGCAGGGATCTGTCCAAACGACATGAACCCAAACTTGTGGGTTGATGCAATGAGCACCTGCACGAGAGAATGTGAATCTGATCAGGTTTGCCTTTTCATTTCATTGAAATTAGTTGTATATACTTATATGTCATGTATATGTACAGTCATTACTTTATacagcatgaatgaatgaatgccatgaatgtgcatgcatatatatatatatatatatatatatatatatatatatatatatatatatatatatatatatatatatatatatatatatatatttatttatttaaccatttattgttatgattatcatgagaattaaaatgaaatgcttgtccctttcatttatttttatatgtttatatattattttatgtatctaTATACTTGTATGCATGCATGTCcatttcctttatatatatatacacacacacatgacattttatatgtattaattacatatacagtgtgtgtgtgtataaactgcatgcatgtcaattttatttgtataaacatatatacattttttatatttttatttactttatacagCATGcatgtggatatatatataatagcaaaTTATTGTTATGTATAGTTCTTTTCAGAAGTGTAATTATGAATATCAAGAggataaaaatgaaatgcatgtccatttaatttatttatatatgtatatataatattttatgtatgtattatttatatgcatgcatgtCGATTTCctttatacatactgtatatatatgctaTGTATAGTTATTTTCATTTGTGTAATCATGATTATCAAGAGAATACAAATTAAATACCATGCATAATGATGCATTCTGTCTTTGCTTTGTTTAGGAATGTGAAACGTTCGAAAAGTGCTGTGCCAATGTTTGCGGCAATCGCAGCTGTGTGGCGGCTCGCTACATCGACGCTACAGGCAAGAAAGGGCCCATGGGCATGCCAAAGGAGGCGTCCTGTGACAAGTTCATGTGCACTCAGCAGGGCTCCGAGTGTGAAATCTGGGACGGCCAGCCTATGTGCAAGTGCCGCGACCGCTGCGAGAGAGAGCCCCACTTCACCTGTGCCTCAGATGGGATGACCTACTACAACAAGTGCTACATGGACGCGGAAGCGTGCTCCAAAGGCATCTCCTTATCAGTGGTGACGTGCCGCTTCCATCTCACCTGGCCCAACACTAGTCCTCTCCCGGCAGGCACCACCGCATTGCCCACCACCACGCTGCAGCGCACCACTCCTGTAGATGTGCACGCTCCCGTCCTGGCGAACAGCCCATCGCAGCAGTCTGTGTTCGTCGGCGACACGGCCAGCTTTCTTTGTGAAGTCGCTGGCCGGCCCAAGCCAGAGATCACCTGGGAGAAGCAGATGGACGGCCAAGGAAAAGTAGTCTTGAAACCCAATCACGTGCATGGGAACGTTGTGGTCACCAACATCGGCCAACTGGTGGTCTACAACGCTCAACTGCAAGATGCAGGCATCTATACATGCATAGCCACGAATGCGGGCGGATCCCTCCAAGCGCATTTCCCACTATCCGTAGTTGAGCGAGAGCCAGTCACGAAGTCGAACTCCACTCGTTTCCCGGCAGAGGAATGCTTTAAGGTGCCTGATGGCGAAGACTGTGGGGAGGAAAAGCTGAGTTGGTTTTACGACCCCCAGAGGAACAACTGCTTCACCTTCACCTACAGCAACTGCAGCAAAAACCGCAACCACTTCGACGCTTACGACACCTGCATGTCGTCCTGTAGGGACGAACTCGCCGCTCCTTGTAACCTCCCCATCTACCAGGGACCATGCAAGGCATACGAACCTCGCTGGGCTTACAGCGGATCCCAGCGCCAATGCCAACCATTTGTATACGGCGGCTGCAAAGGCAACGAGAACAACTTCAAAACCAAAGACGCGTGTTTGGATGCCTGCCCGTTCCCAAGGAACCATCACTGCAAGCCGTGCAAGCCGCGGCACAAGATGGTGACCAGCTTCTGCAAAAGCGATTTCGTGATTCTGGGACGTATGACGGAGCTGACCGAGGACCAGGACTCGGGCCACGCTCTGATCACCGTGGAGGAGATTCTGAAGGATGAGAAAATGGGGCTGAAGTTCTTTGGAAACGAGCCCTTGGAGGTGACGCTGCAGAACATGGACTGGGCCTGTCCGTGTCCAAACGTCACCGCCTCCGACGGTCAGATCATCATCATGGGGGACGTCGACAACGGCATGGCCGTCCTGCAGCCAGACAGCTTCATCGTCCTTTCCAGCGTCCGTCGCGTCCGTAAGCTCCGTGAGGTCATCAATAAAAACACCTGTGACATTTTGAAAGAGTTCATCCAATAGGACTTTTTCCAGATGTCTGACGTCACATAAAGTAACGATTAAATCGTTGTTCTGGGGTTCTGAGAATCTGTCTTTTATGTACAGCTTTTGTACCCAGACTGTTTGCTTTGACAAGGTTAGATATGTTTCTACAACTTGAATAGAAATGCTCACATCAACTTGGAAGGTTTTTATAAGAGTTGCCCTTACAAACCCATCTGCCCACCCAAAAATCCCACAAATGCTGTGTCATCTGATGATTTTgataaattaaagtttttgtttttttctctctgtgccTGGTTGACAGAGGATTTGTTGTTGTTCCTAGTAATTAATTGACTGTTGTATTATAGAATTAGATTTGCTTAATGTGCTTAGATAAGTTGTATATTATTGAATATAAGATCAATTTCAGCAGGAGAAATAATCCGTCTTTAAGGCTCACTTGTGTATAGAACTGAGTGTATATGATTTAGcacagactgcatttatttgaagctatttattttaattttttttaaccaaaaagcTGACTGTCATTTCTTACAAGCACTTATGTATTTCtacaattgtctttttattatctTTCTAGTCGTCTGTCATGATTTGCATTGTGAAGTGACACCAAAATAAACCTTTGGAACTCTAAGTATAATTCTTCTTTCTCAAGTGCACAACatcaattacaaaaacat
Above is a window of Carassius gibelio isolate Cgi1373 ecotype wild population from Czech Republic chromosome B12, carGib1.2-hapl.c, whole genome shotgun sequence DNA encoding:
- the wfikkn2b gene encoding WAP, Kazal, immunoglobulin, Kunitz and NTR domain-containing protein 2, producing MWWMLFPRWIWFVSGQILLLFVDRQCAKGMTLQRVAYSHAGICPNDMNPNLWVDAMSTCTRECESDQECETFEKCCANVCGNRSCVAARYIDATGKKGPMGMPKEASCDKFMCTQQGSECEIWDGQPMCKCRDRCEREPHFTCASDGMTYYNKCYMDAEACSKGISLSVVTCRFHLTWPNTSPLPAGTTALPTTTLQRTTPVDVHAPVLANSPSQQSVFVGDTASFLCEVAGRPKPEITWEKQMDGQGKVVLKPNHVHGNVVVTNIGQLVVYNAQLQDAGIYTCIATNAGGSLQAHFPLSVVEREPVTKSNSTRFPAEECFKVPDGEDCGEEKLSWFYDPQRNNCFTFTYSNCSKNRNHFDAYDTCMSSCRDELAAPCNLPIYQGPCKAYEPRWAYSGSQRQCQPFVYGGCKGNENNFKTKDACLDACPFPRNHHCKPCKPRHKMVTSFCKSDFVILGRMTELTEDQDSGHALITVEEILKDEKMGLKFFGNEPLEVTLQNMDWACPCPNVTASDGQIIIMGDVDNGMAVLQPDSFIVLSSVRRVRKLREVINKNTCDILKEFIQ